A genome region from Prinia subflava isolate CZ2003 ecotype Zambia chromosome 12, Cam_Psub_1.2, whole genome shotgun sequence includes the following:
- the MIF4GD gene encoding MIF4G domain-containing protein, with the protein MGETGKEEYKIQSFDSETQKLLKTALKEPSNVDLEKVANIIVDQSLKDSVFSKEAGRICYTIIQAESKQVGQSIFRRSLLNRLQQEYKDREELRTRSLQAWICYVTFICNIFDYLRVNNMPMMALVNPVYDCLFRLAQPDSLQKEEEVDCLVLQLHRIGEQLEKMNSQRMDELFSLLRDGFLLQEGLSSLSQLLLLEIIEFRAADWKMTDAAQKYYYSEVTD; encoded by the exons ATGGGGGAAACAGGCAAAGAAGAGTACAAAATACAGTCCTTCGACTCAGAGActcagaagctgctgaaaacagcCCTCAAAG agcccagcaatGTGGACCTGGAGAAAGTGGCCAACATTATAGTGGACCAGTCCCTCAAAGACTCTGTGTTCAGCAAGGAGGCTGGGCGCATCTGCTACACCATCATCCAG GCTGAGAGCAAACAAGTAGGCCAGAGCATCTTCCGGAGGAGCCTGCTGAACCGGCTGCAGCAGGAGTACAAGGACAGGGAGGAGCTGCGCACCCGCTCGCTCCAGGCCTGGATCTGCTACGTCACCTTCATCTGCAACATCTTTGACTACCTgagg GTGAACAACATGCCCATGATGGCTCTGGTGAACCCCGTGTACGACTGCCTGTTCCGGCTGGCACAGCCCGACAGCctgcagaaggaggaggag GTGGACTGCTTGGTCCTGCAGCTCCACCGCATcggggagcagctggagaagatGAATTCCCAGCGGATGGATGagctcttctccctccttcGAGATGGCTTCCTTCTGCAGGAGGGGCtcagctccctgtcccagctcctgctgctggagatcATCGAGTTCCGAGCTGCTGACTGGAAGATGACGGATGCTGCCCAGAAATATTATTACAGTGAAGTGACAGATTAA